A window of the Archocentrus centrarchus isolate MPI-CPG fArcCen1 chromosome 17, fArcCen1, whole genome shotgun sequence genome harbors these coding sequences:
- the basp1 gene encoding brain acid soluble protein 1 homolog, protein MGGKISKKKKGYSVNDDKAKDKDAKAEGASAEESEAPKDNKDGAPAASDAKEVANDTAAKEAPAADAAAPKEEEKNAAPAKEAEKPAANAEPKTEAPKSAEPAKAEEKPAAPAPAKESAPAAKEPEAKAAAPAPAAESKDEADAKKTEAPAAPAAKAETAPAASPDPKPTEAAAAPAPAKEAAPAPSSTPAAEPPKEANATEAPSKDQTVAVQD, encoded by the coding sequence ATGGGAGGCAAGATCAGCAAAAAGAAGAAGGGGTACAGTGTAAACGATGACAAGGCTAAAGACAAGGATGCCAAAGCAGAGGGGGCCTCTGCTGAGGAGAGCGAAGCACCGAAAGACAACAAGGACGGGGCTCCGGCTGCCAGCGATGCTAAGGAGGTAGCGAATGACACGGCAGCCAAAGAGGCACCAGCAGCTGACGCTGCAGCGCccaaagaggaggaaaagaatgCAGCTCCTGCAAAGGAGGCAGAGAAACCTGCCGCCAACGCTGAGCCGAAAACAGAGGCGCCCAAGAGCGCAGAGCCCGCCAAGGCCGAGGAGAAACCAGCTGCCCCCGCCCCGGCCAAAGAATCAGCCCCAGCCGCAAAGGAGCCTGAGGCTAAGGCCGCTGCACCCGCCCCGGCAGCCGAGAGCAAAGATGAGGCCGACGCCAAAAAGACTGAGGCCCCTGCGGCACCGGCAGCCAAAGCTGAGACGGCCCCCGCTGCCTCCCCTGACCCCAAGCCTACAGAGGCAGCGGCGGCTCCTGCACCGGCAAAGGAGGCCGCCCCCGCTCCTAGTTCAACACCAGCCGCCGAACCTCCCAAGGAGGCGAACGCCACAGAGGCACCGAGCAAGGATCAAACCGTAGCAGTTCAAGATTAA